A window from uncultured Desulfobacter sp. encodes these proteins:
- a CDS encoding anion transporter: protein MTALIIFVVSYLGIAMGRIPGLAVDRVGIAILGAIAMVASGAVSPQEAVRSIDFPTLCLLYGLMIISAQLRLGGFYTAVAEKILGVSDRPRLFLLVSMLLSAILSAVLANDIICFAMAPVLAYSLKRAGLNPVPFLLGLAVSSNIGSAATLIGNPQNMLIGQVGRLSFEAFFFWAYIPSFLSLAVSFGIIAMYYRKNLIIEKIKAINEDDMDLPRFDRWQTAKGIMAVVVLVALYLTDIPRDLATLSVAGALLLSRKMKSRDMMALVDWHLITLFCALFIIIHGISLAHLPDRVLAFLSQKGFELTQPAFLTGVSVVLSNLFSNVPAVMIVIPCLDQAIPEPWYILAMSSTFAGNLFLLGSIANLIVVEKAANHGVIISFKEHARIGIPVTLVSLLVLVAWTWL, encoded by the coding sequence ATGACGGCATTGATTATTTTTGTAGTAAGTTACCTGGGAATCGCCATGGGACGCATTCCCGGCCTGGCTGTGGACAGGGTAGGCATTGCCATCCTGGGGGCCATTGCGATGGTCGCATCAGGCGCGGTATCGCCCCAGGAGGCGGTACGCAGCATTGACTTTCCAACCCTTTGTCTTTTGTACGGGCTGATGATTATTTCCGCCCAGCTGCGTCTCGGCGGATTTTACACCGCTGTCGCTGAAAAAATCCTTGGGGTTTCAGACCGTCCCCGGTTGTTTCTTCTGGTGAGCATGCTTCTTTCGGCCATACTTTCCGCCGTTCTTGCCAACGATATTATCTGTTTTGCCATGGCACCGGTCCTGGCCTATTCTCTCAAACGCGCAGGATTGAATCCTGTTCCCTTTTTACTGGGGCTGGCCGTGTCAAGCAACATCGGCTCTGCGGCCACATTGATCGGAAATCCCCAGAATATGCTCATCGGCCAGGTGGGACGCCTTTCTTTTGAGGCATTTTTTTTCTGGGCATATATACCGTCTTTTCTCTCTCTGGCCGTGTCTTTCGGTATAATTGCAATGTACTATAGAAAAAACCTGATCATTGAAAAAATTAAGGCCATAAATGAGGACGACATGGACCTGCCTCGATTTGATCGCTGGCAGACAGCAAAAGGGATAATGGCTGTAGTCGTGCTGGTGGCACTTTACCTGACGGACATTCCAAGGGATCTTGCCACCCTATCCGTGGCAGGGGCACTTCTACTCAGCCGAAAAATGAAAAGCCGGGATATGATGGCTCTGGTGGACTGGCACCTGATCACCTTGTTCTGCGCGCTTTTTATTATTATTCACGGAATTTCTTTGGCCCATCTTCCGGACCGGGTACTTGCATTTCTATCCCAAAAAGGATTTGAACTGACGCAACCGGCATTTCTCACCGGTGTTTCTGTTGTCCTATCCAATCTTTTCAGCAATGTTCCGGCCGTCATGATAGTGATTCCGTGCCTGGATCAGGCCATTCCCGAACCCTGGTATATTCTGGCCATGTCCAGCACCTTTGCCGGGAACCTTTTTCTTCTGGGCAGTATCGCAAATCTGATTGTGGTTGAAAAAGCCGCCAACCATGGTGTGATTATATCCTTCAAGGAGCACGCCAGGATCGGTATCCCTGTGACCCTTGTGTCCCTTCTTGTGCTGGTGGCTTGGACATGGCTGTGA
- a CDS encoding phosphotransferase: MYELSDFRPGDPRFRNFTHWLFEQWGIDFHCLRDDCHIHGSPERTIERAVIQDKNGSLYLLEKYTRDKFDHRHSVARAVAFLNQNGLTQALACKPTRSGQRLPFYKDCCFQVSAFLDGTELKRPDYLASGEMGANLADFLIRLHRSSVGIQSIVPVKFFSLPEYIRVLMDQVKDNDPEVHACYLPFVKFLEMRFMPGHDTIPTAFCHGDLHPLNVIWNKNRIKAVIDWEFTGFKPEIFDAANLVGCAGIEDPEGLGMPMVMTFINDLKNAGIISQKCWDLFPEYILALRFAWLSEWLRKNDTEMLDLEARYMEILMTHMDELRRIWNK; encoded by the coding sequence ATGTACGAATTATCTGATTTCAGGCCGGGTGATCCTCGGTTCAGGAATTTCACCCACTGGCTTTTTGAACAATGGGGTATTGATTTTCACTGTCTCAGGGATGACTGCCACATCCATGGCAGCCCGGAAAGGACCATTGAGCGGGCCGTGATCCAAGATAAAAACGGATCGCTTTATTTGCTGGAAAAATATACCCGGGACAAATTTGACCATCGCCATAGTGTCGCCCGGGCCGTGGCGTTTCTCAATCAAAACGGCCTGACCCAGGCCCTGGCCTGCAAACCGACCCGATCCGGACAACGCCTGCCTTTTTACAAGGACTGTTGCTTTCAGGTTTCTGCCTTCCTGGACGGTACGGAACTTAAACGGCCCGATTATCTGGCATCCGGGGAGATGGGCGCAAATTTGGCCGATTTTCTGATTCGGCTTCATAGATCTTCCGTGGGTATCCAATCCATTGTGCCTGTAAAATTTTTCTCCCTGCCGGAGTATATTCGCGTTCTGATGGACCAGGTTAAAGACAACGATCCGGAGGTCCATGCCTGTTATCTGCCCTTTGTCAAATTTCTCGAAATGCGGTTTATGCCCGGGCACGATACGATTCCAACCGCTTTTTGCCACGGGGATCTTCACCCGCTCAATGTGATCTGGAATAAAAATCGAATCAAAGCGGTCATCGACTGGGAATTCACCGGATTCAAGCCTGAAATTTTTGATGCCGCCAACCTGGTGGGCTGCGCCGGTATCGAAGATCCTGAAGGCCTGGGTATGCCCATGGTCATGACCTTTATCAATGATTTAAAAAATGCCGGCATCATTTCCCAAAAATGCTGGGACCTGTTCCCGGAGTATATCCTTGCCCTGCGATTTGCCTGGCTGTCTGAATGGCTCCGGAAAAATGATACCGAGATGCTGGATCTGGAAGCCCGGTACATGGAAATTCTGATGACCCACATGGACGAGTTAAGGCGCATTTGGAACAAGTAA
- a CDS encoding HAD hydrolase-like protein produces MNRLIIFDLDGTLADTRADLGRAVNWVRTSYGLPEFSMDTIIGYVGGGRTQLMEKSLHDMPDKDITDACNRFTHYYAKNLVVDTRLYDGVSDTLKALRRKGFFLAVLSNKPGDMSRQITALLGLDQYLVTTLGGGDVATVKPEPEGFYEVLKVAREKGFNANKENIWMVGDHHTDLQLAHNVGIRSIFCKFGFGTRLEMKPDFEIERFKEIKSIII; encoded by the coding sequence GTGAATAGACTGATTATATTCGACCTGGACGGAACCTTGGCAGACACGCGGGCTGATCTTGGGCGGGCTGTGAATTGGGTTCGCACGTCCTACGGACTTCCTGAATTTTCCATGGATACGATTATCGGGTATGTCGGCGGCGGGCGCACCCAGTTGATGGAAAAATCCCTCCATGACATGCCTGACAAAGATATAACCGACGCGTGCAATCGTTTTACCCACTATTATGCAAAGAATCTTGTTGTGGATACCCGGCTTTATGATGGTGTTTCAGACACGCTGAAGGCGCTCCGGCGTAAAGGGTTTTTTCTGGCCGTTCTGTCCAACAAGCCCGGAGATATGAGCCGCCAAATTACCGCTCTTCTGGGTTTGGATCAATATCTGGTGACAACACTGGGCGGCGGTGATGTTGCCACAGTAAAGCCTGAACCCGAGGGCTTTTATGAAGTGCTGAAAGTTGCCCGGGAAAAAGGTTTCAACGCAAATAAAGAAAACATCTGGATGGTCGGAGATCATCATACCGATTTACAGCTTGCGCACAATGTCGGCATCCGCAGTATTTTTTGCAAGTTTGGTTTTGGAACCAGGCTTGAAATGAAACCAGACTTTGAAATTGAAAGATTCAAAGAGATAAAATCAATTATCATTTGA